A genomic segment from Deltaproteobacteria bacterium encodes:
- a CDS encoding thiamine pyrophosphate-dependent enzyme, with amino-acid sequence MKQVFQRPQSLKDVPFHFCPGCHHGTIHRLVADAIDYYNLRERTIGVAGVGCSVFVYEYFDIDVAEAPHGRAPAVATGLKRVLRDRIIFTYQGDGDLASIGMSEIVHTANRGENITVIFVNNTVYGMTGGQMAPTTLLGQQTTTSPYGRDFLQDGYPIRMAEMLATLEGTSYSARVALNTPANLMKAKKAVRRAFEMQMNDMGFSFVELLSSCPTNWGMSSLKANERVEKELIPYFPLGIFKERKGTDHL; translated from the coding sequence ATGAAACAAGTATTCCAACGCCCCCAAAGTCTAAAAGACGTTCCTTTCCATTTCTGCCCTGGTTGTCATCACGGAACAATCCATCGCCTGGTGGCCGATGCCATCGACTATTACAACCTGCGCGAGCGGACGATCGGCGTTGCTGGCGTCGGTTGTTCGGTATTTGTTTATGAATATTTTGACATTGATGTGGCTGAAGCCCCGCACGGTCGGGCCCCGGCTGTGGCCACTGGCCTGAAGCGCGTCCTCCGCGACCGGATTATCTTTACCTATCAGGGCGACGGAGACCTGGCTTCCATTGGCATGTCCGAGATCGTCCATACGGCCAATCGCGGAGAAAACATCACGGTCATCTTTGTCAACAACACCGTGTACGGGATGACCGGTGGGCAGATGGCCCCCACAACTCTTCTGGGGCAGCAAACCACTACATCGCCCTACGGCAGGGATTTTCTCCAGGATGGCTACCCCATCCGCATGGCCGAAATGCTGGCCACCCTCGAAGGAACTTCTTACTCTGCCCGGGTGGCTTTGAACACGCCGGCCAACTTGATGAAAGCTAAAAAAGCCGTCCGCCGGGCCTTCGAAATGCAGATGAACGACATGGGGTTCTCTTTCGTTGAGCTCCTTTCTTCGTGTCCAACGAACTGGGGGATGAGTTCCCTTAAGGCCAATGAACGAGTGGAAAAGGAACTCATTCCCTATTTTCCCTTAGGTATTTTCAAGGAACGGAAAGGAACAGATCACCTGTAA